One genomic segment of Agromyces intestinalis includes these proteins:
- a CDS encoding Fur family transcriptional regulator has protein sequence MTTSAMEEASTRGRTAAQLRSVGLKVTAPRIAVFEALIGTGHLDAHTVHERIVGELPGTSLQSVYNVLDALHGAGLLRRIEPAGSPALYERRTGDNHHHVVCTRCRAVGDVDCVVGEPPCLAPTDAGGFAIHTAEVTFWGLCADCRRQPEASAQPEASA, from the coding sequence ATGACGACGAGCGCGATGGAAGAGGCGAGCACGCGAGGTCGCACCGCCGCTCAGCTTCGCTCGGTCGGCCTCAAAGTGACCGCACCGCGCATCGCCGTGTTCGAGGCGCTGATCGGCACCGGTCATCTCGATGCGCACACCGTGCACGAGCGCATCGTCGGCGAACTGCCCGGCACCTCGCTGCAATCGGTGTACAACGTGCTCGATGCCCTGCACGGCGCGGGTCTGCTGCGTCGCATCGAGCCCGCCGGCTCGCCCGCACTCTACGAGCGTCGCACCGGTGACAACCACCACCACGTCGTATGCACTCGCTGCCGCGCGGTCGGCGATGTCGACTGCGTGGTCGGCGAGCCACCATGCCTGGCGCCGACCGACGCCGGCGGCTTCGCGATCCACACGGCCGAGGTCACCTTCTGGGGCCTCTGCGCCGACTGCAGGCGGCAGCCCGAGGCATCCGCGCAGCCCGAGGCATCCGCCTGA
- a CDS encoding adenine phosphoribosyltransferase: MNQTAARELVERHIATIPDFPEPGIVFRDLTPVFADGPAFHTLSESLTAPFAGEFDVLAGVEARGFLLAAAASALCGAGVLPVRKAGKLPREVLREEYALEYGTAALEVHVDALPAGSRVLIVDDVLATGGTVGAAARLVQRAGWHVAGISVAVELDDLGGRAALVEEFGDEFRVFSLLQY, encoded by the coding sequence GTGAACCAGACCGCCGCGCGCGAGCTCGTCGAGCGCCACATCGCCACGATCCCCGACTTCCCCGAACCCGGCATCGTGTTCCGCGACCTGACGCCGGTCTTCGCCGACGGCCCCGCGTTCCACACCCTCTCGGAGTCGCTGACCGCACCGTTCGCGGGCGAGTTCGACGTGCTCGCCGGCGTCGAGGCGCGCGGGTTCCTGCTCGCCGCGGCCGCGTCGGCGCTGTGCGGTGCCGGTGTGCTGCCGGTGCGCAAGGCGGGCAAGCTGCCGCGTGAGGTACTGCGCGAGGAGTACGCGCTCGAGTACGGCACGGCCGCTCTCGAGGTGCACGTGGACGCGCTGCCCGCGGGGTCGCGGGTGCTCATCGTCGACGACGTGCTCGCGACCGGGGGCACGGTCGGTGCGGCGGCTCGGCTCGTGCAGCGGGCCGGATGGCACGTGGCGGGCATCTCGGTCGCGGTCGAACTCGACGACCTCGGGGGCCGTGCGGCGCTCGTCGAGGAGTTCGGCGACGAGTTCAGGGTGTTCAGCCTGCTCCAGTACTGA
- a CDS encoding mechanosensitive ion channel family protein, with the protein MSPTWQSWLSFAVAVLVVVAAVFVVSALVSLIVRAIARRREWAAILIDRTRWPFRVFLLVLGLWISVGVAFPEDEWRPAVDHLFLIGLIAAGAWLVAQGFLFLTDLGMRRYRIDVADNRLARRSRTQLQIMRRLVVVAIVVIAIGVILFTFDSVRALGASVLASAGIVSIIAGLAAQSVLGNLFAGVQLAFSDAIRVDDVVVVEGEWGRIEEITLNYVVVGLWDERRLVLPCTYFTTKPFQNWTRTTSQLLGSVEFDLDWRVSPGAMREHLDAILARTDLWDGRAKVLQVTDAVGGFVRVRVLVTAVDAPTLFDLRCYVREELVHWVQRSQPDAEPAQRVLVRGGAGAGGAAPGGAAPGGAAPGGAADSGEAGAGEVARAAGAGPGRADASGRRRPQDGTSEVDAGGEERHGDGDRSGLFTGTPEAEERAQQFTQAVPIVRPPDAGGPAGDEPADNGPAGDGPVGEHGDDGR; encoded by the coding sequence ATGTCCCCGACCTGGCAGTCCTGGCTCTCGTTCGCCGTCGCCGTCCTCGTGGTGGTCGCGGCCGTGTTCGTCGTCTCCGCACTGGTGTCGCTCATCGTGCGCGCGATCGCGCGCCGGCGCGAGTGGGCGGCGATCCTCATCGACCGCACGCGGTGGCCGTTCCGCGTGTTCCTGCTGGTCCTCGGCCTGTGGATCTCGGTCGGCGTGGCGTTCCCCGAGGACGAGTGGCGGCCGGCCGTCGACCACCTCTTCCTCATCGGGCTCATCGCAGCGGGAGCCTGGCTCGTCGCGCAGGGGTTCCTCTTCCTGACGGACCTCGGCATGCGGCGCTACCGCATCGACGTCGCCGACAACCGGCTCGCGCGGCGCTCGCGAACGCAATTGCAGATCATGCGTCGGCTTGTCGTCGTCGCGATCGTGGTGATCGCGATCGGGGTCATCCTCTTCACCTTCGACTCGGTGCGCGCGCTCGGCGCGTCGGTGCTCGCCTCGGCGGGGATCGTGTCGATCATCGCCGGCCTCGCCGCGCAATCGGTGCTCGGCAACCTGTTCGCGGGCGTGCAGCTCGCGTTCAGCGACGCCATCCGCGTCGACGACGTGGTCGTCGTCGAGGGCGAGTGGGGCCGCATCGAGGAGATCACGCTCAACTACGTGGTCGTCGGGCTGTGGGACGAGCGTCGGCTCGTGCTGCCGTGCACGTACTTCACGACGAAGCCGTTCCAGAATTGGACGCGCACGACCAGCCAGCTCCTCGGCTCCGTCGAGTTCGACCTCGACTGGCGGGTGTCGCCCGGCGCGATGCGCGAGCACCTCGACGCGATCCTCGCGCGCACCGACCTCTGGGACGGCCGGGCGAAGGTGCTGCAGGTCACCGATGCGGTCGGCGGGTTCGTGCGCGTGCGCGTCCTCGTGACCGCCGTCGATGCGCCGACGCTGTTCGATCTGCGGTGCTACGTCCGCGAGGAGCTGGTGCACTGGGTGCAGCGGTCGCAGCCCGACGCGGAACCAGCGCAGCGAGTGCTGGTGCGCGGTGGTGCGGGTGCTGGGGGCGCGGCTCCTGGGGGCGCGGCGCCTGGTGGCGCGGCTCCCGGGGGTGCGGCGGACTCGGGCGAGGCGGGCGCGGGCGAGGTGGCTCGCGCGGCCGGTGCGGGGCCCGGCCGAGCGGATGCCTCGGGCCGGCGCCGCCCGCAGGACGGCACGTCGGAGGTCGACGCGGGCGGCGAGGAGCGCCACGGCGACGGCGACCGCTCCGGTCTGTTCACCGGCACGCCCGAGGCCGAGGAGCGGGCGCAGCAGTTCACGCAGGCGGTGCCGATCGTGCGCCCGCCCGATGCTGGCGGGCCCGCCGGTGACGAGCCCGCTGATAACGGGCCGGCCGGCGACGGACCCGTCGGCGAGCACGGCGACGATGGGCGGTGA
- a CDS encoding catalase, with the protein MSESTPQFTTTQTGTPVASDAHSLTVGADGATVLHDRYLVEKLAQFNRERIPERIVHAKGGGAFGELVITGDVSAYTRAAVFQPGATSETLLRFSSVAGELGSPDTWRDVRGFALKFYTTEGNLDIVGNNTPVFFIRDAIKFPDFIHSQKRLPGSGLRDADMQWDFWTLSPESAHQVTYLMGDRGLPRSWRHVNGYGSHTYQWINAAGERFWVKYHFIARQGVETIEAPEAEAIAGADADFYRRDLYEAIERGEYPTWDVKVQVMPYDDAKTYRFNPFDLTKVWPHADYPLIEVGHFTLNRNPQNHFAEIEQAAFSPANQVPGTDISPDKMLMARVFSYPDAQRYRVGTNYNQLPVNAPHAAPVHNYSQDGAQRHHFNAPTTPVYAPNSFGGPHADPARAAEGSWEHDGELVRAAATLHAEDGDFGQAGTLYREVFDASAKERFLVTLTGQAQAISIDEIRERFFGYWTNVDASLGAALRAAYTAVAAGDTAADVPQQPEAGEPEPDEAHAA; encoded by the coding sequence ATGTCGGAATCGACACCGCAGTTCACGACCACCCAGACCGGCACCCCGGTCGCCAGCGACGCGCACTCGCTCACGGTCGGGGCCGACGGCGCGACCGTGCTGCACGACCGCTACCTGGTCGAGAAGCTCGCGCAGTTCAACCGCGAGCGGATCCCCGAGCGGATCGTGCACGCCAAGGGCGGCGGCGCGTTCGGCGAGCTCGTGATCACCGGGGATGTCTCGGCCTACACGCGCGCCGCGGTGTTCCAGCCCGGTGCGACGAGCGAGACGCTGCTGCGCTTCTCGTCGGTCGCCGGCGAGCTCGGCTCGCCCGACACGTGGCGCGACGTGCGCGGCTTCGCGCTGAAGTTCTACACGACCGAGGGCAACCTCGACATCGTCGGCAACAACACCCCGGTGTTCTTCATCCGCGATGCGATCAAGTTCCCCGACTTCATCCACTCGCAGAAGCGCCTGCCCGGCTCGGGTCTGCGCGACGCCGACATGCAGTGGGACTTCTGGACCCTCTCGCCCGAGTCGGCGCACCAGGTGACCTATCTGATGGGCGACCGCGGCCTGCCGCGTTCGTGGCGCCACGTCAACGGCTACGGCTCGCACACCTACCAGTGGATCAACGCCGCGGGTGAGCGGTTCTGGGTGAAGTACCACTTCATCGCGCGCCAGGGCGTCGAGACGATCGAAGCGCCCGAGGCCGAGGCGATCGCCGGTGCCGACGCCGACTTCTACCGCCGCGACCTGTACGAGGCGATCGAGCGCGGCGAGTACCCGACCTGGGACGTCAAGGTGCAGGTCATGCCGTACGACGACGCGAAGACGTACCGCTTCAACCCGTTCGACCTCACGAAGGTGTGGCCGCACGCCGACTATCCGCTCATCGAGGTCGGCCACTTCACGCTGAACCGCAACCCGCAGAACCACTTCGCCGAGATCGAGCAGGCCGCGTTCTCGCCGGCGAACCAGGTGCCGGGCACCGACATCAGCCCCGACAAGATGCTGATGGCGCGGGTGTTCAGCTACCCCGACGCGCAGCGTTACCGGGTCGGCACGAACTACAACCAGCTGCCGGTGAACGCGCCGCATGCCGCGCCGGTGCACAACTACTCGCAGGACGGCGCGCAGCGCCACCACTTCAACGCGCCGACGACCCCGGTGTACGCGCCGAACAGCTTCGGCGGACCGCACGCCGACCCGGCACGCGCCGCCGAGGGCTCGTGGGAGCACGACGGCGAACTGGTGCGCGCGGCTGCGACCCTGCACGCCGAGGACGGCGACTTCGGCCAGGCCGGAACGCTCTACCGCGAGGTGTTCGACGCTTCGGCGAAGGAGCGCTTCCTCGTGACGCTCACCGGTCAGGCGCAGGCGATCTCGATCGACGAGATCCGCGAGCGGTTCTTCGGCTACTGGACGAACGTGGATGCGTCGCTGGGCGCTGCGCTGCGCGCCGCGTACACGGCGGTCGCGGCGGGAGACACGGCCGCGGATGTCCCGCAGCAGCCCGAGGCGGGCGAACCCGAGCCCGACGAGGCGCACGCGGCGTAG